The following are encoded in a window of Mycoplasma anserisalpingitidis genomic DNA:
- the dnaK gene encoding molecular chaperone DnaK: protein MKKEIILGIDLGTTNSVVSYMDGTNPVVLENPNGKRTTPSVVSFKNDEIIVGEVAKRQIETNPNTVASIKRLIGTSKTVNVNNKEYKPEEISAMILSYMKDYAEKKLGQKVSKAVITVPAYFDNAQREATKIAGKIAGLQVERIINEPTAAALAFGLNKTDKSMKVLVYDLGGGTFDVSVLELESGTFEVLSTSGNNHLGGDDWDNEIVKWLIEKIKSQHNYDPSTDKMALARLKEAAEKAKIDLSNQSVASINLPFLTVTSNGPVNVDLELKRSEFESMTSYLVDKTRKPIEDALKEANITASELDEVLLVGGSTRIPAVQDMVQRTLGKAPNRSINPDEVVAIGAAIQGGVLAGDVQDILLLDVTPLTLGIETLGGISTPLIPRNTTIPVTKSQIFSTAADNQTEVTIMVVQGERQMASDNKRLGQFNLSGIEPAPRGVPQIEVSFSIDVNGITTVTAKNMKTNEAQSIKIENSSKLSEEEIDRMVKEAEENKEKDSKRKEEVETIVRAEALVNQIEKANQEQGDKMDSKAKEESEKMVKELKELIEKKDIAQLKEKLDQIENVMKNFANYASQQSSSSANEDEPTITEE, encoded by the coding sequence ATGAAAAAAGAAATTATTTTAGGAATTGACTTAGGAACAACAAACTCAGTTGTTTCATATATGGATGGAACTAATCCAGTTGTTTTAGAAAACCCAAATGGTAAAAGAACTACTCCATCAGTTGTAAGTTTTAAAAATGATGAAATCATCGTTGGTGAAGTAGCAAAAAGACAAATCGAAACTAACCCAAATACCGTTGCATCAATCAAAAGATTGATTGGAACAAGTAAAACAGTTAATGTAAATAATAAAGAATATAAACCAGAAGAAATTTCAGCAATGATTTTATCTTACATGAAAGATTATGCTGAAAAAAAACTTGGACAAAAAGTTTCAAAAGCTGTTATTACAGTTCCAGCTTACTTCGATAACGCTCAACGTGAAGCTACAAAAATTGCAGGTAAAATCGCTGGTCTTCAAGTAGAAAGAATTATTAACGAACCTACTGCTGCTGCACTTGCATTTGGATTAAACAAAACAGATAAATCTATGAAAGTTCTTGTTTATGACTTAGGTGGTGGTACTTTTGACGTTTCAGTTCTTGAACTAGAATCTGGAACATTTGAAGTATTATCAACAAGCGGAAACAACCACCTTGGAGGTGATGACTGAGATAATGAAATTGTAAAATGATTAATTGAAAAAATTAAATCTCAACACAACTATGATCCTTCAACAGATAAAATGGCTCTTGCAAGACTTAAAGAAGCTGCTGAAAAAGCAAAAATTGATTTATCTAATCAATCAGTCGCAAGCATCAATTTACCTTTCTTAACAGTTACTTCTAATGGACCAGTTAACGTTGATTTAGAACTTAAAAGAAGTGAATTCGAATCTATGACATCTTATCTTGTTGACAAAACAAGAAAACCTATTGAAGACGCTTTAAAAGAAGCGAACATTACTGCTAGTGAACTTGATGAAGTTTTACTTGTTGGTGGTTCAACAAGAATCCCTGCTGTTCAAGATATGGTACAAAGAACTTTAGGAAAAGCTCCTAACCGTTCAATCAACCCTGATGAAGTTGTTGCTATTGGAGCTGCAATTCAAGGTGGAGTTCTTGCTGGAGATGTCCAAGATATTCTTTTACTTGACGTAACTCCATTAACATTAGGAATTGAAACTTTAGGTGGAATTAGTACACCATTAATCCCAAGAAATACAACTATCCCAGTTACTAAATCACAAATTTTCTCAACAGCTGCAGATAATCAAACAGAAGTTACAATCATGGTTGTTCAAGGTGAAAGACAAATGGCTAGTGATAATAAAAGACTTGGTCAATTTAATCTTTCAGGAATCGAACCAGCTCCTCGTGGAGTTCCTCAAATTGAAGTTAGTTTCTCAATTGACGTTAACGGTATTACAACTGTAACAGCCAAAAATATGAAAACTAATGAAGCTCAATCAATTAAAATTGAAAACTCATCAAAATTGTCTGAAGAAGAAATTGACAGAATGGTTAAAGAAGCAGAAGAAAATAAAGAAAAAGATAGTAAACGTAAAGAAGAAGTTGAAACAATAGTTAGAGCTGAAGCTTTAGTAAATCAAATTGAAAAAGCGAACCAAGAACAAGGCGACAAGATGGATTCAAAAGCTAAAGAAGAATCTGAAAAAATGGTTAAAGAACTTAAGGAATTAATTGAGAAAAAAGACATTGCACAATTAAAAGAAAAATTAGATCAAATTGAAAATGTCATGAAAAATTTTGCTAACTACGCATCACAACAATCAAGTAGTTCAGCTAATGAAGATGAACCAACAATTACTGAAGAATAA
- the gltX gene encoding glutamate--tRNA ligase, translating into MKKIRTRYAPSPTGYLHIGGARTALFCYLYAKHFNGDFIFRLEDTDVKRNVVGGEESQLKNLEWLGIIPDESPLKPNEKYGKYRQSEKLDRYREVADILLKQNLAYKAYDTTEELEQQKAESDAKGIPSFRYNRDWLKISEQEKQKRDAAGEYSIRLAMPENVEYSWEDIVRGPISFNSSDLSDWVIFKSDGYPTYNFAVVVDDHDMEITHVLRGEEHIGNTPKQLAIYKMLNWEAPSFGHMTIITNMEGQKLSKRDLSLKQFIEDYKNEGYWSHAVFNFLALLGWTSADASEKMTKEEIIAKFDPNRLSKSPSKFDIQKMQWFSKQYIKEADNSVLKSLMSSEINEFNQEWIDLFIDTYKQNAYCINGLNESLEMYKNPISDFEFQFTEDELKVINTFTELFNNSNFNVDEIQKAINKTQEICNVKGKKLFMPIRLASTFSEHGPELAKAIYLFGEDKIKERLSKWK; encoded by the coding sequence ATGAAAAAAATTAGAACAAGATATGCACCAAGTCCAACTGGATATTTACACATTGGTGGAGCTAGAACAGCACTTTTCTGCTATCTTTATGCAAAACATTTTAATGGTGATTTCATTTTTAGACTTGAAGATACAGACGTTAAACGTAATGTTGTTGGTGGTGAAGAAAGTCAACTTAAAAATTTAGAGTGATTGGGAATTATTCCTGATGAATCTCCGCTTAAACCAAATGAAAAATATGGAAAATATCGTCAAAGTGAAAAATTAGACCGTTATAGAGAAGTAGCGGATATTTTACTTAAACAAAATTTAGCTTATAAAGCTTATGATACAACAGAAGAACTTGAACAACAAAAAGCCGAAAGTGATGCTAAAGGAATCCCTTCATTTAGATACAACAGAGATTGATTAAAAATTTCAGAACAAGAAAAACAAAAAAGAGATGCTGCTGGCGAATATTCAATTAGACTTGCTATGCCAGAAAATGTCGAATATTCTTGAGAAGATATTGTTAGAGGACCAATTAGTTTTAATTCAAGTGATTTATCTGACTGAGTTATTTTTAAATCTGATGGTTATCCAACATACAATTTTGCTGTAGTGGTTGATGATCACGATATGGAAATTACACATGTATTACGTGGAGAAGAACATATTGGTAACACACCAAAACAACTTGCGATTTATAAAATGTTAAATTGAGAAGCACCAAGTTTCGGACACATGACTATAATTACAAATATGGAAGGTCAAAAACTTTCTAAACGTGATTTAAGCTTGAAACAATTTATTGAAGATTATAAAAACGAAGGATACTGATCACACGCAGTATTTAACTTCTTAGCACTTTTAGGTTGAACAAGTGCAGATGCATCTGAAAAAATGACTAAAGAAGAAATTATTGCTAAATTTGATCCAAACAGATTAAGCAAATCTCCTTCAAAATTTGACATTCAAAAAATGCAATGATTCTCAAAACAATATATCAAAGAAGCAGATAACTCTGTATTAAAATCACTTATGAGTTCTGAAATCAATGAATTTAACCAAGAATGAATTGATTTATTCATTGATACATATAAACAAAATGCATACTGCATAAATGGATTGAATGAAAGTTTAGAAATGTACAAGAACCCAATTTCAGATTTTGAATTTCAATTCACTGAAGACGAATTAAAAGTAATAAATACTTTCACTGAGTTATTCAACAATTCTAATTTTAATGTAGACGAAATTCAAAAAGCAATTAATAAAACTCAAGAAATTTGCAATGTAAAAGGTAAAAAATTATTTATGCCTATAAGACTTGCATCAACTTTTTCTGAACATGGTCCTGAATTAGCTAAAGCTATTTATTTATTTGGTGAAGACAAAATTAAAGAAAGGTTATCAAAATGAAAATAA
- a CDS encoding heat-inducible transcriptional repressor HrcA, with protein sequence MEKLKNQHEEILKHTVEIYIENSQPVSSNLILERGCVDFSSAKVRYLMNELEQLGFLEKAHVSSGRIPTIKGLEYYAKYLSLSEEDKMIKKLKQLFNKRNVNIDKTVEDAAQIISESTGLTLVTGSDNSRALLKTIQFVPISNNSATIVLVISTGEVFSKFITLDTSKNLMDDLRIAVRLFNERLIDSPIYELPKRTYALKDILAQAVKNYEELIQSFVTDIFMIKTDFKNNIYGKQNIILSDNISRVDLNEMLNVIENHSIWEFIEKESESEERLKISVSSSGTYISKRIDCESPIREVSVVGSTVSDFTQMRAVIHILEELLRKRNGDK encoded by the coding sequence ATGGAAAAATTAAAGAACCAACATGAAGAAATTTTAAAGCACACAGTAGAAATTTATATTGAAAATTCTCAACCTGTTAGTTCTAATTTAATATTAGAAAGAGGTTGTGTAGATTTCTCAAGTGCAAAAGTAAGATATTTGATGAATGAACTTGAACAATTAGGATTTTTAGAAAAGGCTCATGTGAGTTCAGGAAGGATTCCTACCATTAAAGGTCTTGAATATTATGCTAAATATCTAAGTTTAAGTGAAGAAGATAAAATGATTAAAAAGTTAAAACAACTTTTTAATAAAAGAAACGTTAATATTGATAAAACTGTAGAAGATGCTGCCCAAATTATAAGTGAATCAACTGGTTTAACATTAGTAACTGGCTCTGATAATTCAAGAGCTTTATTAAAAACAATTCAATTTGTTCCGATTAGCAATAATAGCGCAACAATTGTTTTGGTTATTTCTACTGGTGAAGTGTTTTCAAAATTTATAACTTTGGATACAAGCAAAAATTTAATGGATGATTTAAGAATTGCAGTTAGATTATTTAACGAACGTCTTATTGATTCACCAATTTACGAATTACCAAAACGAACTTATGCACTTAAAGATATTTTGGCTCAAGCAGTCAAAAATTATGAAGAATTGATTCAAAGTTTCGTTACAGATATTTTTATGATTAAAACCGATTTTAAAAATAATATATATGGAAAACAAAACATTATACTAAGTGATAACATATCAAGAGTTGATCTAAATGAAATGTTGAATGTTATTGAAAATCACTCAATTTGAGAGTTTATTGAAAAAGAATCAGAATCAGAAGAAAGATTAAAAATTTCTGTTTCAAGTTCTGGTACATATATTTCAAAACGAATTGACTGTGAAAGTCCTATTCGTGAAGTTAGTGTTGTTGGTTCAACAGTTAGTGATTTTACTCAAATGAGAGCTGTAATACATATTCTTGAAGAATTATTACGTAAAAGAAATGGAGATAAATAA
- a CDS encoding holo-ACP synthase codes for MIGVDIVKISRFIDNYDKFAKRILTEQELDEYQKIVEIRKKIKYVAVHWSIKEAIYKADNNYSTFNKINITKENSAYMHENFYISTSDDGDNLVAFVIKKG; via the coding sequence ATGATTGGTGTTGATATTGTAAAAATTTCACGTTTTATTGATAATTATGATAAGTTTGCTAAACGAATTTTAACTGAGCAAGAATTAGATGAATATCAAAAAATAGTTGAAATAAGAAAAAAAATAAAATATGTAGCAGTTCACTGATCCATAAAAGAAGCTATATATAAAGCTGATAATAATTATTCAACTTTTAATAAAATTAATATCACAAAAGAAAATTCTGCATATATGCATGAAAATTTTTACATTAGCACAAGTGATGATGGTGATAATTTAGTTGCTTTTGTAATCAAGAAAGGATAA
- the grpE gene encoding nucleotide exchange factor GrpE produces MKKMQKIQTNDILEGNFTLFIDGVEIPEYTKTTKITIGKNEYLENFDSYLINRKSFPNLEVKLTFPKSYRDENFAGKNALVKICDVKLTKSQNMLKKIEEDLINLNMRALKLSEINKSLQEQIEQKDKEIIASREAFMSKVQEMSAKADLELKRKKEENDEKLKEEKQKIKDFALQSFVEDFISPFNNFILAIKATENTDNQVLKNFIYGFKMIENQFINTLNSHNIELIIPNINEEFNPEFHYAIDFIESDEHENNSIAKLNSYGFKLNSRVIKPAVVTLYKKISN; encoded by the coding sequence ATGAAAAAAATGCAAAAAATTCAAACAAATGATATTTTAGAAGGTAACTTCACTCTTTTTATTGATGGTGTTGAAATTCCTGAATATACAAAAACTACAAAAATAACAATTGGGAAAAATGAATATTTAGAAAATTTTGATTCTTATTTAATAAATAGAAAATCATTTCCTAATCTAGAAGTTAAATTAACATTCCCTAAATCTTATAGAGATGAAAATTTCGCTGGAAAGAATGCTTTAGTTAAAATCTGCGATGTAAAATTAACAAAATCTCAAAATATGCTTAAAAAAATTGAAGAAGACTTAATCAATCTTAATATGAGAGCTTTAAAACTAAGTGAAATTAACAAATCTCTTCAAGAACAAATTGAACAAAAAGATAAAGAAATTATCGCTTCACGTGAAGCATTTATGTCTAAAGTTCAAGAAATGAGCGCTAAGGCAGATCTGGAATTAAAAAGAAAAAAAGAAGAAAATGATGAAAAATTAAAAGAAGAAAAACAAAAAATTAAAGATTTTGCACTTCAAAGTTTTGTTGAAGATTTTATAAGTCCATTTAACAATTTCATTTTAGCAATTAAAGCAACAGAAAACACTGATAATCAAGTGTTAAAAAACTTTATATATGGATTTAAGATGATAGAAAATCAATTCATAAATACTTTAAATAGTCATAATATAGAACTTATTATTCCAAATATAAATGAAGAATTTAATCCTGAATTTCACTATGCTATAGACTTTATTGAAAGTGACGAACATGAAAATAATAGCATAGCTAAACTAAATAGTTATGGTTTTAAATTAAACAGTAGAGTCATAAAACCAGCTGTTGTAACCTTATATAAAAAAATTAGCAATTAA
- a CDS encoding segregation/condensation protein A: MDNFDIKLDDFDGPLDLLLSLVQDKKISVFEINMAELATQYLQIINNLKDSDINIASEYLVMAATLIQLKSKLLLNSPEEKEEVEIEKSNLLQQILEYKQFKEVSKTLKEKEELRDDIFIKEMSNLDQFILEKDNSKLDGTSNPVKLIMILRKMFERRFAQKLALAKLDTFKLTPKDQEGYIKNIFDNYENVTFDQIFNLPSLNHFVITLLALLDMARRQIIIIEQDEQFAELRFKRGPEYER; encoded by the coding sequence ATGGATAATTTTGATATAAAACTAGATGATTTTGATGGACCACTTGACCTTTTATTATCTTTAGTGCAAGATAAAAAAATAAGTGTTTTTGAAATCAATATGGCTGAATTAGCAACGCAGTATTTGCAAATAATCAACAACTTAAAAGATTCAGATATTAATATAGCATCTGAATATTTGGTTATGGCCGCTACTTTAATTCAACTCAAATCTAAATTGTTATTAAATAGTCCAGAGGAAAAAGAAGAAGTTGAAATTGAAAAAAGCAACCTTCTACAACAAATTTTAGAATATAAACAATTCAAAGAAGTAAGTAAAACACTTAAAGAAAAAGAAGAATTACGCGATGATATTTTTATTAAAGAGATGAGTAACTTAGATCAATTTATTTTAGAAAAAGATAATTCAAAACTTGATGGTACTTCTAACCCGGTTAAATTGATTATGATACTTAGAAAAATGTTTGAACGCAGATTTGCTCAAAAACTTGCACTAGCCAAATTAGATACTTTTAAATTAACACCAAAAGATCAAGAAGGTTACATAAAAAACATTTTTGATAATTATGAGAATGTAACTTTTGATCAAATATTTAACTTACCATCATTAAATCATTTCGTGATTACGCTTTTAGCACTTTTAGATATGGCTAGAAGACAAATTATCATTATAGAACAAGATGAACAATTTGCTGAATTAAGATTCAAACGAGGACCAGAATATGAAAGATAA
- the pfkA gene encoding 6-phosphofructokinase gives MRKIAILTSGGDAPGMNSAIRAVVKSARNNGIEPYIVYEGFKGLYHNNIVKANKIDLDFYNSIGGTCIYSARFPEFKDPQVRETAIKNLKENDIDALVVIGGDGSYMGAQLLHESGIKTIGLPGTIDNDIASSDFTIGYDTALNTVVESIDKIRDTANSHKRIMIVEVMGNQCGDLALWSGLATGAEIISTSSYTIPVEEIVERANELVQDKERRSVMIVVSEKRYDINDLAKKIEEKTGWTTRPNSLAHTQRGGKPTAQERILSSLLGMKAVSYLLSGKSGIALGILHNDIVATPILEALKMKSSSKEKEKERAIAFAKLNSAK, from the coding sequence ATGAGAAAAATAGCTATTTTAACTTCTGGTGGTGATGCACCTGGTATGAACAGCGCGATTAGAGCTGTTGTGAAATCAGCAAGAAATAATGGAATTGAACCTTACATTGTTTATGAAGGATTTAAAGGACTTTATCATAATAATATTGTTAAAGCAAATAAGATTGATTTAGATTTTTACAACTCAATTGGTGGAACATGTATTTATTCAGCTAGATTCCCTGAATTTAAAGATCCTCAAGTTAGAGAAACAGCAATTAAAAACCTTAAAGAAAATGACATTGATGCACTTGTAGTTATTGGTGGAGATGGAAGCTACATGGGTGCACAATTATTACATGAATCTGGAATTAAAACAATTGGTCTTCCAGGTACAATTGATAATGATATTGCTTCAAGTGATTTTACAATTGGTTATGATACAGCATTGAATACTGTTGTTGAATCAATTGACAAAATTAGAGATACAGCAAATTCACACAAAAGAATTATGATTGTGGAAGTTATGGGAAATCAATGTGGTGATTTAGCGCTTTGAAGTGGTTTAGCTACAGGTGCCGAAATCATTTCAACAAGTTCATATACAATTCCAGTTGAAGAAATTGTTGAAAGAGCTAATGAATTAGTTCAAGATAAAGAACGTCGTTCAGTTATGATTGTTGTTAGTGAAAAAAGATACGACATTAATGATTTAGCTAAAAAAATTGAAGAAAAAACTGGTTGAACTACAAGACCGAATTCACTTGCTCATACACAAAGAGGTGGTAAACCAACTGCTCAAGAAAGAATTCTTTCTTCACTTTTAGGAATGAAAGCGGTTTCATATTTACTTAGTGGTAAAAGTGGTATTGCTTTAGGGATCTTACACAATGATATTGTTGCAACACCTATTTTAGAAGCTTTAAAAATGAAATCTTCTTCAAAAGAAAAAGAAAAAGAAAGAGCTATAGCTTTTGCTAAATTAAATTCAGCTAAATAA
- a CDS encoding lysophospholipid acyltransferase family protein, with amino-acid sequence MNLITLKKIVFGPVWLMRFHRINSLARKYRKTPELASQQVRLDRMIKYSKKMLKLLRIDVEITGMENLPSTGGVILTPNHKSNIDSVVLMKLFELNKEKGEEAHKMPTFIAKKELLKKRLVRNGLSLLDTFSIDRENFRESYKTLQEFGEYVKRISTYGVIFPEGTRVANPNEIGEFKSGAFKIAAMKYLPILPITIVNSEQAFDKKRKGRLTIKIKIHSLIKANAVITQDSAAVGKRVREIVLSGLNNG; translated from the coding sequence ATGAATTTAATCACATTAAAGAAAATTGTTTTTGGTCCTGTATGATTGATGAGATTTCACAGAATAAATTCTTTAGCAAGAAAATACCGTAAAACTCCTGAATTAGCAAGTCAACAAGTAAGGCTTGACAGAATGATTAAATACAGTAAAAAAATGCTAAAACTTTTAAGAATTGATGTTGAAATTACTGGAATGGAGAATCTACCAAGCACTGGTGGAGTTATCTTGACACCAAATCACAAATCAAATATTGATTCAGTTGTTTTAATGAAACTTTTTGAATTAAATAAAGAAAAAGGTGAAGAAGCACACAAAATGCCAACCTTTATCGCTAAAAAAGAATTACTCAAAAAACGTTTAGTTAGAAATGGACTTAGTTTACTTGATACTTTTTCAATTGATAGAGAAAATTTCAGAGAGTCTTATAAAACTCTTCAAGAATTTGGTGAATATGTAAAAAGAATTTCAACTTATGGAGTTATTTTCCCTGAAGGTACCAGAGTTGCTAATCCTAATGAAATAGGAGAATTCAAATCAGGTGCATTTAAAATTGCTGCTATGAAATATTTACCAATTTTACCTATTACTATTGTTAATAGTGAACAAGCATTTGATAAAAAAAGAAAAGGTAGATTAACAATTAAAATTAAGATTCACTCTTTAATTAAGGCTAATGCTGTTATAACACAAGATTCAGCTGCTGTAGGAAAAAGAGTTAGAGAAATCGTATTATCTGGGTTAAACAATGGATAA